A part of Citrifermentans bremense genomic DNA contains:
- a CDS encoding OmpA family protein, with translation MNTNKTNMKFLVPVLCAGMFIYGGCAKQQSVKLDQPIAQSATTAAAAAATEKPAAKAATAEPATAPLAASAISSGSIPPQSQPQQAAPQAGASQTSALEAIYFDFDSTVLSDTARATLAANLEKLKAAPKAALRIEGHSDERGSDDYNLALSERRAQSAKKYLQALGFPAEKLSVLGYGEERPAVKGEGEEIWAKNRRDEFVIAR, from the coding sequence ATGAATACCAATAAGACCAATATGAAGTTCCTTGTCCCCGTACTTTGCGCCGGCATGTTCATCTACGGCGGATGCGCAAAACAGCAGTCCGTGAAGCTGGACCAGCCCATTGCCCAGTCCGCGACCACCGCAGCTGCGGCCGCCGCTACTGAAAAGCCGGCGGCAAAGGCTGCAACGGCGGAGCCCGCAACAGCCCCTCTCGCCGCCAGCGCCATCTCCAGCGGGTCGATCCCGCCGCAGAGCCAGCCCCAGCAGGCAGCGCCCCAGGCAGGCGCTTCCCAGACCTCCGCTCTGGAAGCCATCTACTTCGATTTCGACTCGACCGTCTTGAGCGACACGGCCCGCGCCACCCTGGCCGCCAACCTGGAAAAACTGAAGGCAGCCCCGAAGGCGGCTCTGAGAATAGAAGGGCACAGCGACGAACGCGGTTCCGACGACTACAACCTCGCCCTGAGCGAGCGCCGCGCGCAGAGCGCGAAGAAGTACCTGCAGGCGCTGGGATTCCCCGCGGAGAAGCTTTCCGTCCTGGGCTACGGCGAGGAGAGACCGGCGGTCAAAGGGGAAGGCGAGGAGATCTGGGCAAAAAACCGGCGGGACGAATTCGTCATCGCCCGATAA